Proteins from one Nicotiana tabacum cultivar K326 chromosome 23, ASM71507v2, whole genome shotgun sequence genomic window:
- the LOC107830070 gene encoding mitochondrial carrier protein CoAc1, whose translation MGSSSQGSTLSRNVAGLVDGSSSSAAHREVSVFDGLPIYVKELIAGGAAGAFAKTAVAPLERVKILLQTRTEGFHSLGVYQSLKKLLKHEGVIGFYKGNGASVLRIVPYAALHYMTYERYRGWILNNYSALGTGPVVDLLAGSASGGTAVLCTYPLDLARTKLAYQVKDTRGNLGNGIRPTHPQYSGIKNVLEAVYKEGGLRALYRGVGPTLIGILPYAGLKFYVYEELKRHVPEEQQTSILMRLSCGAIAGLLGQTFTYPLDVVRRQMQVEHLQPSMQDRARYKNTLDGLSYIVRNQGWRQLFAGLSVNYMKIVPSVAIGFTAYDTMKACLHIPPRQKSKSIAAA comes from the exons ATGGGTTCATCTTCACAAGGGTCTACTCTGTCCAGAAACGTGGCAGGGCTTGTTGAtggttcttcttcttctgctgctCATAGAGAGGTTTCAGTTTTTGATGGTTTGCCTATATATGTGAAGGAGCTTATTGCTGGAGGAGCTGCTGGTGCATTTGCTAAAACTGCTGTTGCTCCTTTGGAACGTGTTAAAATACTTTTACAG ACAAGAACTGAAGGATTTCATTCCCTTGGAGTTTATCAATCTCTAAAGAAGCTTCTGAAGCATGAAGGTGTTATTGGATTTTACAA AGGAAATGGAGCAAGTGTTCTTCGAATTGTACCATATGCTGCACTCCATTACATGACCTATGAGCGGTATCGAGGGTGGATATTGAATAATTACTCTGCCTTAGGAACAGGACCTGTTGTCGATCTTTTAGCTGGCTCAGCATCCGGAGGAACTGCAGTTTTATGTACCTATCCCCTTGATTTGGCTCGTACCAAACTGGCTTATCAG GTCAAGGACACAAGAGGAAATTTGGGGAATGGCATTAGACCAACTCATCCTCAATATAGTGGCATTAAAAATGTCCTAGAGGCTGTCTATAAGGAGGGAGGACTCCGTGCACTTTATCGAGGTGTTG GGCCTACCCTTATTGGTATTCTTCCTTACGCTGGATTGAAGTTTTACGTTTACGAGGAGTTAAAGAGGCATGTTCCTGAAGAGCAACAAACCTCGATTTTGATGCGTCTCTCTTGTGGAGCTATAGCTGGTTTATTGGGTCAGACATTTACATATCCATTGGACGTGGTTAGGAGGCAGATGCAG gtAGAGCATCTGCAACCGTCAATGCAGGACAGAGCCAGATATAAGAACACACTTGATGGCCTTTCTTACATTGTTCGTAATCAAGGTTGGAGACAATTATTTGCAGGTCTCAGTGTTAATTATATGAAG ATTGTTCCCTCAGTGGCAATTGGTTTCACAGCGTATGACACAATGAAGGCATGCCTTCATATTCCTCCCCGGCAGAAATCAAAATCCATAGCTGCTGCATAA
- the LOC107779221 gene encoding E3 ubiquitin-protein ligase ATL23-like, with protein sequence MAVSLYLLFCLPFVFMAFLFFFYLYVVSRTTSRDHPSRPVKSAQKDGLSDVQLEKLPKFTGKDLSSGNDCAICLDVIENEELARLVPGCNHGFHLECLDLWLSKQPFCPVCRHKIQPELFSYDESNSVSVLVEDSSIAEVRTS encoded by the coding sequence atggctgTCTCTTTGTACCTACTGTTTTGTTTACCTTTCGTCTTCATggctttcctcttcttcttctacctctaCGTAGTTTCAAGAACAACTAGTAGGGACCACCCTTCTCGGCCTGTTAAATCCGCCCAGAAAGACGGACTCTCTGATGTGCAGCTTGAAAAACTCCCTAAGTTCACTGGAAAAGATTTGAGTTCTGGCAATGATTGTGCAATTTGCTTGGATGTGATTGAAAATGAGGAACTTGCAAGGTTGGTTCCTGGTTGCAACCATGGATTCCACCTAGAATGTCTTGATCTTTGGCTGTCCAAGCAGCCATTTTGTCCTGTTTGTAGACACAAGATTCAGCCTGAGTTGTTCAGTTATGATGAAAGTAATTCAGTATCTGTGCTGGTAGAAGATAGCAGTATAGCTGAGGTGCGCACTAGCTGA
- the LOC107779219 gene encoding elongation factor 2-like encodes MVKFTAEELRNIMDFKHNIRNMSVIAHVDHGKSTLTDSLVAAAGIIAQEVAGDVRMTDTRADEAERGITIKSTGISLYYQMTDESLKNFKGERNGNEYLINLIDSPGHVDFSSEVTAALRITDGALVVVDCVEGVCVQTETVLRQALGERIRPVLTVNKMDRCFLELQVDGEEAYQTFSRVIENANVIMATYEDPLLGDVQVYPEKGTVAFSAGLHGWAFTLTNFAKMYASKFGVDESKMMERLWGENFFDPATKKWTTKNTGSATCKRGFVQFCYEPIKQIINTCMNDQKDKLWPMLQKLGVTMKSEEKELMGKALMKRVMQTWLPASTALLEMMIFHLPSPSTAQRYRVENLYEGPLDDQYANAIRNCDPEGPLMLYVSKMIPASDKGRFFAFGRVFAGKVCTGMKVRIMGPNYVPGEKKDLYVKNVQRTVIWMGKKQETVEDVPCGNTVAMVGLDQFITKNATLTNEKEVEAHPIRAMKFSVSPVVRVAVQCKLASDLPKLVEGLKRLAKSDPMVLCSIEESGEHIIAGAGELHLEICLKDLQDDFMGGAEIIVSDPVVSFRETVLEKSCRTVMSKSPNKHNRLYMEARPMEEGLAEAIDDGRIGPRDDPKVRSKILSEEFGWDKDLAKKIWCFGPETTGPNMVVDMCKGVQYLNEIKDSVVAGFQWASKEGALAEENMRGICFEVCDVVLHADAIHRGGGQVIPTARRVIYASQLTAKPRLLEPVYLVEIQAPEQALGGIYGVLNQKRGHVFEEMQRPGTPLYNIKAYLPVIESFGFSGTLRAATSGQAFPQCVFDHWDMMSSDPLDAGTQAHQLVLDIRKRKGLKQAVTPLSEFEDKL; translated from the exons ATGGTGAAGTTCACAGCTGAAGAGCTTAGAAACATTATGGACTTCAAGCATAACATTCGTAATATGTCTGTTATTGCACATGTGGACCATG GAAAATCTACCCTTACCGACTCTCTGGTGGCGGCTGCTGGTATTATTGCTCAGGAAGTTGCAGGTGATGTCAGAATGACAGATACACGTGCAGATGAAGCTGAGCGTGGTATCACCATCAAGTCCACTGGTATTTCACTATATTATCAGATGACTGATGAATCCTTGAAGAACTTCAAGGGAGAGAGAAATGGGAACGAGTACCTCATCAACCTCATTGATTCACCTGGGCACGTTGACTTCTCATCTGAAGTGACTGCTGCCCTTCGTATTACTGATGGTGCACTTGTTGTGGTTGACTGTGTAGAAGGTGTCTGTGTCCAGACAGAGACTGTGCTCCGTCAGGCCCTCGGTGAAAGGATTCGTCCTGTCTTGACTGTAAACAAGATGGACAGGTGTTTCCTTGAGCTTCAGGTTGATGGAGAGGAGGCTTATCAGACATTTTCCAGGGTTATTGAGAATGCTAATGTTATCATGGCTACATATGAGGATCCCCTTCTCGGTGATGTCCAGGTCTATCCCGAGAAAGGTACTGTTGCTTTCTCTGCTGGATTGCATGGGTGGGCTTTCACTCTCACCAACTTTGCCAAGATGTATGCTTCCAAGTTTGGAGTTGACGAGTCTAAGATGATGGAAAGGCTGTGGGGTGAGAACTTCTTTGACCCTGCCACCAAAAAGTGGACCACCAAAAACACCGGGTCTGCTACATGCAAGCGTGGGTTTGTTCAATTCTGTTATGAGCCAATCAAGCAGATTATTAACACTTGCATGAACGATCAAAAAGATAAGCTCTGGCCAATGTTGCAGAAGCTTGGTGTAACCATGAAATCTGAGGAGAAAGAGTTGATGGGCAAGGCACTGATGAAGCGTGTGATGCAGACCTGGCTTCCTGCAAGTACTGCTCTTCTGGAAATGATGATCTTTCATCTGCCATCTCCTTCCACAGCTCAAAGATACCGTGTGGAAAACCTGTACGAGGGACCTCTTGATGATCAATATGCCAATGCCATCAGGAACTGTGACCCAGAGGGGCCACTTATGCTTTATGTATCCAAAATGATTCCAGCATCAGACAAGGGTAGATTCTTTGCTTTTGGTCGTGTATTTGCTGGTAAGGTATGTACTGGTATGAAGGTCAGAATCATGGGTCCTAACTATGTACCTGGTGAAAAGAAAGATTTGTATGTTAAGAATGTGCAGAGAACTGTTATATGGATGGGTAAGAAGCAAGAAACAGTTGAGGATGTCCCTTGTGGTAACACTGTTGCCATGGTCGGTCTGGACCAATTTATTACCAAGAATGCAACATTGACCAATGAGAAGGAAGTCGAGGCCCATCCAATCAGAGCAATGAAGTTTTCTGTCTCACCAGTCGTGCGTGTTGCGGTTCAGTGCAAGCTTGCATCTGACCTTCCCAAGCTTGTCGAAGGGTTGAAGCGTCTGGCTAAGTCTGATCCTATGGTTCTTTGTTCTATTGAAGAGTCTGGAGAGCATATCATTGCTGGTGCTGGAGAACTCCACCTTGAGATCTGCTTGAAGGACTTGCAGGATGATTTCATGGGCGGTGCTGAGATTATAGTGTCTGATCCTGTTGTGTCCTTCCGTGAGACTGTACTTGAGAAGTCTTGTCGGACTGTGATGAGCAAGTCTCCTAACAAGCATAACCGTTTGTACATGGAAGCTAGACCCATGGAGGAAGGGCTTGCTGAGGCTATTGACGATGGACGCATTGGCCCTAGGGATGATCCCAAAGTTCGTTCCAAGATCTTGTCTGAGGAGTTTGGTTGGGACAAGGATCTTGCAAAGAAAATTTGGTGCTTTGGTCCAGAGACAACTGGTCCCAAcatggtggtggatatgtgtaaGGGAGTTCAGTACCTGAATGAAATTAAGGATTCTGTTGTTGCTGGTTTCCAGTGGGCTTCCAAGGAAGGTGCATTGGCTGAAGAGAACATGAGAGGTATTTGCTTTGAAGTCTGTGATGTTGTTCTTCATGCTGATGCTATTCACAGGGGTGGTGGCCAAGTTATTCCCACTGCTAGGAGGGTTATCTATGCATCTCAGCTTACCGCCAAGCCCCGCCTGTTGGAGCCGGTTTACCTTGTGGAGATTCAGGCTCCAGAGCAAGCCCTTGGTGGCATCTATGGTGTTCTGAACCAGAAGCGTGGACATGTGTTCGAGGAGATGCAGAGGCCAGGGACCCCTCTTTACAACATCAAGGCATACCTTCCTGTCATCGAGTCGTTTGGATTCTCAGGTACCTTGAGGGCAGCTACTTCTGGTCAAGCTTTCCCACAATGTGTGTTTGATCATTGGGACATGATGTCATCTGATCCATTGGACGCTGGTACACAAGCTCATCAACTCGTCCTTGATATCCGCAAGAGGAAGGGTTTGAAGCAGGCAGTGACTCCTCTGTCTGAGTTTGAGGACAAGCTGTAA